In Halorhabdus tiamatea SARL4B, a genomic segment contains:
- a CDS encoding PstS family phosphate ABC transporter substrate-binding protein — protein sequence MTRDSTRPGKASRRKFILSAGALGATALAGCSGESDTTEDGNNSGGNGDENGGQNGTENGETADRESLSGDIRISGSSTVYPVAQEVSRLWNEEYGDGVGFNITPDGSGGGFNNVFIPGDSDINNASRPIKDEELQRSRDNGIEPVEFYVAQDALTVVVNNDADFIDEISLEDLGEIWSPDTAPELWSDVNSDWPDEPFDLYGPASTSGTYDYFTEAVIGETEADQPIRSDFEGTEEDNLIAQGVAGNEYALGYLPFAYYTNNPDSVKALSLSEGGSDPVEPSLEGAQSGNYPLARPLFFYANMNKLQEKTYLQEFIRFYINEADEDYIAEDIGYVPSSQEMVEDNLANLEAGIAGDYEYGNDNSDDSGTDVDRESLSGDIRISGSSTVYPVAQETSRLWNEQYGDGVGFNITPDGSGGGFNNVFIPGDSDINNASRPIKDEELQRSRDNGIEPVEFYIAQDALTVVVNNDADWIDEISLEDLGEIWSPDTAPELWSDVNSDWPDEPFDLYGPASTSGTYDYFTESVIGETEADQPIRSDFEGTEEDNLIAQGVAGNEYALGYLPFAYYTNNPDSVKALSLSEGGSDPIEPSLEGAQSGNYPLARPLFFYANMNKLQEKPHLQEYIRFYINEADEDYIAEDIGYVPSSQEMVENNLANLEAGIAGDYEFTR from the coding sequence ATGACGCGAGATTCGACGCGTCCGGGCAAAGCATCACGGCGGAAATTCATCCTCTCGGCCGGCGCACTCGGGGCCACGGCACTGGCCGGGTGTAGCGGAGAGAGCGACACGACCGAGGACGGAAACAACTCGGGCGGGAACGGCGACGAAAACGGCGGCCAAAACGGCACCGAAAATGGGGAGACCGCCGACCGTGAGTCCCTCTCGGGAGACATCCGAATCTCGGGGAGCAGCACGGTGTATCCGGTCGCCCAGGAGGTCTCGCGGCTGTGGAACGAGGAGTACGGCGACGGCGTCGGCTTCAACATCACGCCCGACGGCAGCGGCGGTGGCTTCAACAACGTCTTCATTCCCGGCGACAGCGACATCAACAACGCGAGTCGCCCGATCAAGGACGAAGAACTCCAGCGCTCCCGCGACAACGGCATCGAGCCGGTCGAATTTTACGTCGCCCAGGACGCACTCACCGTGGTCGTCAACAACGACGCCGACTTTATCGACGAGATCTCCCTGGAAGATCTAGGAGAGATCTGGTCGCCGGACACCGCGCCCGAACTGTGGAGTGACGTCAACTCCGACTGGCCGGACGAACCGTTCGACCTCTACGGGCCGGCGAGTACGTCGGGTACCTACGACTACTTCACCGAGGCAGTCATCGGTGAGACTGAAGCGGACCAGCCGATCCGGAGTGACTTCGAAGGAACCGAAGAGGACAACCTGATCGCCCAGGGCGTCGCGGGCAACGAGTACGCTCTCGGGTATCTCCCGTTCGCCTACTACACGAACAATCCGGACTCAGTCAAAGCGCTCAGCCTCAGCGAGGGCGGCAGCGACCCGGTCGAACCGAGCCTCGAAGGCGCACAGAGCGGGAACTACCCGCTTGCCCGTCCACTGTTCTTCTATGCTAACATGAACAAACTCCAGGAGAAGACTTACCTTCAGGAGTTCATCCGCTTCTACATCAACGAAGCTGACGAGGACTATATCGCCGAAGATATCGGCTACGTCCCGTCCAGCCAGGAGATGGTCGAGGACAACCTCGCGAACCTCGAAGCGGGCATCGCCGGCGACTACGAATACGGGAACGACAACAGCGACGACAGCGGCACAGACGTCGACCGAGAGTCCCTCTCGGGGGACATCCGAATCTCGGGGAGCAGCACGGTGTATCCGGTCGCCCAGGAGACGTCCCGACTGTGGAACGAGCAGTACGGTGACGGCGTCGGCTTCAACATCACACCCGACGGCAGTGGCGGTGGCTTCAACAACGTCTTCATCCCCGGCGACAGCGACATCAACAACGCGAGTCGCCCGATCAAGGACGAAGAACTCCAGCGCTCCCGTGACAACGGCATCGAACCGGTCGAATTCTACATCGCCCAGGACGCGCTGACCGTGGTCGTCAACAACGATGCCGACTGGATCGACGAGATCTCCTTAGAGGACCTGGGAGAGATCTGGTCGCCGGACACCGCGCCCGAACTGTGGAGTGACGTCAACTCCGACTGGCCGGACGAACCGTTCGATCTCTACGGACCGGCAAGCACCTCGGGCACCTACGACTACTTCACGGAGTCGGTCATCGGCGAGACCGAGGCGGACCAGCCGATCCGCAGTGACTTCGAAGGGACTGAGGAAGACAATCTGATCGCGCAAGGCGTCGCTGGCAACGAGTACGCGCTTGGCTATCTGCCCTTCGCCTACTACACGAACAATCCCGACTCCGTGAAGGCACTCAGTCTGAGCGAAGGTGGCAGCGACCCGATCGAGCCGAGCCTCGAAGGCGCACAGAGCGGGAACTACCCGCTTGCCCGTCCACTGTTCTTCTACGCCAACATGAACAAGCTCCAGGAGAAGCCCCACCTCCAGGAGTACATCCGCTTCTACATCAACGAGGCCGACGAGGACTACATCGCCGAGGACATCGGCTACGTCCCGTCCAGCCAGGAGATGGTCGAGAACAACCTCGCGAACCTCGAAGCGGGCATCGCCGGCGACTACGAGTTCACTCGATAG
- the pstC gene encoding phosphate ABC transporter permease subunit PstC, with the protein MSNQPNSTSDPLQRDRFVVRKERFYRWLIAGSAVLTILVTVGIILSLSANALTFWSEISPIDFFTGTNWSPKIAGEYGVLPLVSGTLIVTICSALIALPVGLAAAIYLSEYASDRVRSVLKPALEVLAGVPTVIYGYMALVYVTPLIDSVLPINATIIPSRIELLAVPEWLPVLSGYVFALPEFTFVVPSLRTFNALSASIVVGIMIIPMVSSISEDALSAVPDSLREAAYGLGSTKFDVSTKVVVPSATSGIVASYVLALSRAIGETMAVTMAMGMSPQMPYYPDVLKNLAESSQTMTAAMVQIAGADSLGTGPTYEAMFALGMTLFAITLTMNILAELVRRRFREAYD; encoded by the coding sequence ATGAGCAACCAACCGAATTCGACGTCTGATCCGCTCCAGCGGGACCGATTCGTGGTCCGCAAGGAGCGCTTCTACAGGTGGCTGATCGCGGGGAGTGCCGTGCTCACGATCCTCGTGACCGTGGGTATCATCCTCTCGCTCTCGGCGAACGCACTCACGTTCTGGAGCGAGATCTCGCCGATCGACTTCTTCACCGGCACGAACTGGAGTCCGAAGATCGCCGGTGAGTACGGCGTCCTCCCCCTGGTGAGCGGGACGCTGATCGTCACCATCTGCTCGGCGCTCATCGCGTTGCCGGTCGGGCTGGCGGCGGCGATCTACCTGAGTGAGTACGCGAGCGACCGCGTGCGATCGGTTCTGAAACCGGCCCTCGAGGTCCTCGCCGGCGTCCCCACGGTCATCTACGGGTACATGGCGCTCGTCTACGTGACACCGCTGATCGACAGCGTTCTGCCGATCAACGCCACGATCATCCCGTCGAGAATCGAGCTGCTCGCCGTTCCCGAGTGGCTCCCGGTGCTGTCGGGATACGTCTTCGCACTCCCGGAGTTCACGTTCGTCGTCCCGTCGTTGCGGACGTTCAACGCGCTCTCGGCGAGCATCGTCGTCGGGATCATGATCATCCCGATGGTCTCCTCGATCAGCGAAGACGCACTCAGTGCGGTTCCCGACAGCCTTCGGGAGGCCGCCTACGGACTGGGATCGACGAAGTTCGACGTCTCGACGAAGGTCGTCGTCCCCTCGGCCACCTCGGGCATCGTCGCCTCGTACGTCCTCGCGCTGTCCCGGGCGATCGGGGAGACGATGGCGGTGACGATGGCGATGGGGATGAGCCCGCAGATGCCCTATTACCCGGACGTTCTCAAGAACCTCGCCGAGTCGAGTCAGACGATGACGGCGGCGATGGTACAGATCGCCGGGGCGGACTCGCTCGGGACGGGACCCACCTACGAAGCGATGTTCGCGCTCGGCATGACACTGTTCGCGATCACACTCACGATGAACATTCTGGCTGAACTCGTGCGCCGTCGGTTCAGGGAGGCCTACGACTGA
- a CDS encoding phosphotransferase family protein, with translation MRCVATRSSKRQFWGRHTRRSTRSSPEPAAAPAVLVHGDVTQGNTLLRADGTGLIDWEDAHAGDPVRELRRTQEQLLADPGENSPTELLDALRAGYREQAGTLPAGFDDWKAIYGAVSFLDTSGFFDEWAPDVDRPTAALEDWVEREMERRLAEI, from the coding sequence GTGAGGTGTGTGGCAACGAGGAGTTCGAAGAGACAGTTCTGGGGTCGGCACACTCGGCGCTCGACTCGGTCATCCCCTGAACCGGCGGCGGCACCGGCAGTCCTCGTCCACGGCGACGTCACGCAAGGGAACACGTTGCTGCGCGCGGACGGGACCGGGCTCATCGACTGGGAGGACGCCCACGCCGGCGACCCGGTGCGGGAGCTCCGCCGGACCCAGGAGCAGTTACTCGCCGACCCCGGCGAGAACAGCCCCACCGAACTTCTCGACGCATTGCGAGCGGGCTACCGCGAACAGGCAGGGACACTCCCTGCGGGGTTCGACGACTGGAAAGCCATCTACGGAGCGGTGTCCTTCCTCGATACGTCCGGGTTCTTCGACGAGTGGGCACCAGACGTCGACAGGCCGACAGCGGCCCTCGAAGACTGGGTCGAGCGTGAGATGGAGCGACGGCTGGCCGAAATTTAG
- a CDS encoding DNA double-strand break repair nuclease NurA — protein sequence MTLDPVHVDGIARLAGRLGGRMDDTDHDDLAERAWAEFLDPLYYEDEVILEPLGEQRRRAAPLPDIALEERPFDTQHGLDSGTINPTTFKNGLVLDVAQAAMAGVPSDLDLHRSRTVVVSAHTNDVTVDLGDDEWGRTDEGYTHERLLEVPRVDRYAQTVVHALALYLAESHHARANIEAVSDLLILDGPIYPTGLLNWADRHPELADLLESDQQPRDVVENYVRLVETGLEDDVPIVGFVKNSAANGLTRALRTKAGAPWANDNAFFEHVLSRYEGDELRTDAITFTNWFRSRIGTDRVLSSAGDALGVERERDPEAYEVTFFALYDPRDELVYRIEAPYAVTRDADRRERLTMQIVADVAAERGPPVAVAKADELARIEAAAKDQLRERIGQEFDSDRQRTYNERRWGSAYAGSGE from the coding sequence ATGACGCTCGATCCGGTGCACGTCGACGGCATCGCCCGGCTGGCCGGTCGGCTCGGCGGGCGGATGGACGACACCGACCACGACGACCTCGCCGAACGCGCCTGGGCGGAGTTTCTCGATCCCCTGTACTACGAGGACGAGGTGATCCTCGAACCGCTCGGCGAGCAACGGCGACGCGCGGCCCCGCTGCCAGATATCGCCCTCGAAGAGCGCCCCTTCGACACCCAGCACGGGTTGGATTCGGGGACGATCAACCCCACGACGTTCAAGAACGGGCTGGTGCTCGACGTCGCCCAGGCGGCGATGGCCGGCGTGCCCTCGGATCTGGACCTCCACCGTTCGCGGACGGTCGTCGTCAGCGCCCACACCAACGACGTGACCGTCGACCTCGGCGACGACGAGTGGGGCCGCACCGACGAGGGCTACACCCACGAGCGCTTGCTCGAAGTCCCGCGTGTCGACCGCTATGCCCAGACAGTCGTCCACGCGCTCGCGCTGTATCTCGCCGAGAGCCACCACGCTCGGGCCAATATCGAGGCGGTATCGGATCTGTTGATCCTCGACGGACCGATCTACCCGACTGGCCTGCTCAACTGGGCCGATAGACACCCGGAACTCGCCGACCTGCTCGAATCCGACCAGCAACCGCGGGACGTCGTCGAGAACTACGTCAGGCTGGTCGAGACCGGTCTCGAAGACGACGTCCCGATCGTCGGGTTCGTCAAGAACAGCGCCGCCAACGGCCTGACGCGGGCGCTCCGGACGAAGGCGGGCGCGCCGTGGGCCAACGACAACGCCTTCTTCGAACACGTCCTCTCGCGGTACGAGGGCGACGAGTTGCGCACCGACGCCATCACGTTCACCAACTGGTTTCGCTCCCGGATCGGGACCGACCGCGTCCTCTCGTCGGCCGGCGACGCACTCGGCGTCGAGCGCGAACGCGATCCCGAGGCCTACGAAGTCACGTTCTTCGCGCTGTACGACCCCCGTGACGAACTCGTCTACCGGATCGAGGCCCCCTACGCCGTGACGCGGGACGCCGACCGCCGCGAGCGACTCACCATGCAGATCGTCGCCGACGTCGCCGCCGAACGGGGGCCGCCAGTCGCCGTCGCGAAGGCCGACGAACTCGCCCGGATCGAGGCCGCGGCCAAGGATCAACTCCGCGAGCGGATCGGCCAGGAGTTCGATAGCGATCGCCAGCGCACCTACAACGAACGACGCTGGGGATCGGCATACGCCGGAAGTGGGGAGTAG
- the pstA gene encoding phosphate ABC transporter permease PstA, whose translation MAAESEGAGRLRQATGTRLRRLKGSLFEATLLGATLVGIVSLLVLFGYIAFDTFQPLTASARWYLLYFGTLVAPTAAFTWYARRHPAVGRANAKAFAVVFGALAVSLVTYVVADAVSPYDVLVFLLFGAIPPLLVGVYGRVTDERTYTGPASPLASVAGLAVAALLYGVVRPLVGIAPPWLAYVGITTFPVAGILGAVVSRRWSRRRGVIAATAALVSTLVLAGGLVGVGIDPSFPVVLFSAFVIPVGYVVGSTVVTDPEGRIGVAGPFVLIGGILVGAGLERQLAIDGLQSYLTPTLLLESWHGRVASEAGVYPQLVGSIVVVGFMAILAFPIGIFAAVYLEEYAPKSGWGGRFATLLEVNISNLAGVPSVVYGLLGLALFRRTLGFGTGIVVSAAGTLGLLILPIVVVSAQEAIRAVPDSIREASYGMGASRWQTLRNVVFPEAVPGILTGTILALARAIGETAPLIMIAVATTTYTPPEGLFSSATALPLQIFAARSSALPEFRHGVVPATAIVLLALMLVMNATAVVVRNRYERDK comes from the coding sequence ATGGCTGCCGAAAGCGAAGGTGCCGGCCGGCTGCGTCAGGCGACCGGCACGCGACTGCGACGGCTCAAGGGGTCCCTCTTCGAGGCGACACTCCTGGGTGCGACGCTCGTCGGCATCGTCTCCCTGCTGGTCCTGTTCGGCTACATCGCGTTCGACACGTTTCAGCCGCTGACGGCGTCGGCTCGGTGGTACCTCCTGTACTTCGGGACGCTCGTCGCACCGACGGCCGCGTTCACGTGGTACGCGAGACGGCATCCGGCCGTGGGGCGCGCGAACGCGAAAGCCTTCGCCGTCGTCTTCGGGGCGCTGGCCGTGAGCCTCGTCACGTACGTCGTCGCGGACGCGGTGAGCCCGTACGACGTGCTCGTCTTCCTGCTGTTCGGTGCCATCCCACCGCTACTTGTCGGTGTCTACGGCCGCGTCACGGACGAACGGACGTACACCGGCCCCGCGAGCCCGTTGGCGAGCGTCGCGGGTCTCGCTGTCGCTGCCCTGCTCTACGGCGTCGTTCGACCACTCGTCGGTATCGCACCCCCGTGGCTCGCGTATGTCGGAATTACTACATTCCCGGTCGCCGGCATTCTCGGTGCGGTCGTGTCCCGTCGCTGGTCACGCCGACGTGGGGTGATCGCCGCGACGGCTGCGCTCGTGAGTACACTGGTGCTCGCCGGTGGGCTGGTCGGCGTCGGGATCGACCCGTCGTTCCCGGTCGTGCTCTTCTCGGCGTTCGTGATACCGGTCGGGTACGTCGTTGGCTCGACGGTCGTCACGGATCCGGAGGGTCGAATCGGCGTGGCCGGACCGTTCGTCCTCATCGGTGGCATACTCGTCGGTGCCGGGCTCGAACGACAGCTCGCCATCGACGGCCTCCAGAGCTATTTGACGCCGACACTGCTACTTGAGTCCTGGCACGGGCGGGTGGCGAGTGAAGCCGGTGTCTATCCCCAGCTGGTCGGCTCGATCGTGGTCGTCGGGTTCATGGCGATCCTCGCCTTTCCGATCGGAATCTTCGCGGCCGTCTACCTCGAGGAGTACGCCCCGAAATCGGGGTGGGGCGGCCGGTTCGCGACGCTGCTCGAGGTGAACATCTCGAACCTCGCGGGCGTTCCCTCTGTCGTCTACGGACTGTTGGGGCTGGCCCTCTTCCGGCGGACGCTCGGGTTCGGAACCGGGATCGTCGTCTCCGCTGCGGGGACGCTCGGACTCCTCATTCTCCCGATCGTGGTCGTCTCCGCACAGGAGGCGATCCGGGCCGTGCCCGACTCGATCCGGGAAGCCTCCTACGGGATGGGAGCCAGCCGCTGGCAGACGCTCCGGAACGTGGTGTTCCCGGAAGCGGTGCCGGGCATCCTCACCGGGACGATTCTGGCGCTGGCGCGTGCGATCGGCGAGACAGCGCCACTCATCATGATCGCAGTGGCCACGACGACGTACACGCCACCGGAGGGGCTGTTCTCGTCGGCGACCGCCTTGCCCCTCCAGATCTTCGCGGCGAGGTCCAGCGCGTTGCCGGAGTTCAGACA